In the genome of uncultured Sphaerochaeta sp., the window CCCTATCAGCTGCTCACCGGCCAGGCAGACACTTCCAACGACCGGCCCTGTTTTGCCGACAAGCAGGCACTGCTCAAGCTTGATGCTTGGCTATGTGCTCCCCATGACCGCGGGGGAACCCTCGAAGAGACGGATGATGACAATCAATGGCTCAAGGAGTTGCTGAAAGTACAGTTTGACGAAGAGGATGAAGACTGGCTTTTGGATGAGGAACTCTGCTAGAGCACCTCGATGCTCAGCTGGATGGCCGCTGAATACCAGCCGGTTGCATACAGGTCGGGATCGAAATCAGGAATCTCAGCAAGAATGGAGCCTGTCTCAAACAGGATGGCGTCATTATTGGCATAGATGCCTCGTACGCCAAGATCCTTTTCCATCGCTTCGCTCCCCGCAACACTTACCGCACTGGACACATCGCTGGTGACCCGCACCGTGAAGGGTATCTCAGAGAGTTGTCCGGGAAGTAGGGGCTCATTCTCATCAAGGGCAAAGGAAAAGCGATCTTTCTGACCGAATTCACCAGGCCGAATGACCATCTTGAACTGCGAGACTGCGTTGTTGGAGATAAGGGTATACGTACCGACCTGCACAATGCTGTTGCGGCTGTCTGCAAGATTGAAATTCAAGGCGTTCTGGTTCTGTATCACCCGAAACACCTCGGTCACCGGCATCTGCCCAAGCACTTCGACCCTGGTGAAGGGAAGCGGGGAAGCAAGCAAGGCGAGCGGGGACGAGCCTCCCAAAAGGAGGAAGCACATCAACCACAGCTTCAGTTGTCTGAATGCTTTTCCCATAGCTCTTATCCCTCTGCAAGAAAGTGTAATAAGGCGCATAACACGTGTCAAGAGTACATGCTCTCTATTTCCTATAACTTTCATATATATTCATTAAATGAGAAATATCTTATTGTATTACTTAATTTTAATTACTTTTCATCTCGTGTCATAGGATTTCCAAAGTACCGACTTGACACTCCCCTCCTCTCTGCCGTAGGATGAGTGGGTTATGGGCCCGTAGCTCAGCTGGATAGAGCGTCTCCCTCCGGAGGAGAAGGTCGTGAGTTCGAACCCCGCCGGGCTCATTGTTAAGGAAGTCAGACCTCTGGCTTCCTTTTTTCATATGTCACCATGCACTGCAGACGAATGTCGCGGCTGCTCGATCCGATGCACAGTTCATACTGCCCCTCATCACTGACAAAAGCCCAGCGTTCCAGATCCCAACGTTCCAATGCCGAATAGGGTACATCCAGACTCACCCGCTTCATTTCCTGCGGGCCCAGATGTACTTTCACAAACCCTTTCAGCTCCTGCATAGATCTGAACACCTTGGGTTCAAGGGGCCGGACATAGAGCTGGCACACCTCACTGCCCGCCCGTTCAGTGCCATTGCACACGGAGAAGGAGAGCTTCCAGCCATCAGGGGCAGCTTCGCACTCCAGGTCCTCGTACAGGAAGTGTGTGTAGGAGAGCCCATGGCCAAAACAGAAAAGCGGCTGCAACTTCTCCGTATCGAACTGCCGGTATCCCATCATCAGTGCCTCGGAGTATTCAAGGTTCCCCACCGAACGCACAGCCGGGTCGCCCTGCCCCTTGCGAAGCCGATCAAGGCTCAGATGGGCAAAGTCTGTGGGGTAGGTTCGCATCGATCGATACTCGTCAAGCGAATGTGCCAGGGTATGGCAGAGCTTGCCTGAGGGATTGGCCTCTCCGAACAACAGTGCCTTCAACGCTTGTGCAGTCGAAGAACCGAGAAAGGAGGAGAGAAATATCGCAGGGACTGCAGCATGCCAGCTTTCCATCCCAACGGCTCCCCCACTCTGCACGATGACCACCGTCTTTGCATTCAATTTCGCAGCTTGATGAATCGACGCCTTGTCACTGGCAAGCAACTGCCACGGCTTGTCGTACGCCTCGCTCTCCTCAATGTGGTCAAACCCTACCTGCAATACCACTGCATCGGCCTGGGCCACCTTTCTTCTCCACGTAGGATTGCAATACCAGAACCGTGGGAGCCGCTCTGCGTGCCCTTCCAAGACCGAGGCAAGGGTCGGAACCCCTGCTTGCAAGGCTACCATGGAGGATCCTCCCCCTTGGCTGGCTTTCCCGATGAGACTGCCACCGATGCACAGGCGGGCTTCCTTGGCAAGGGGAAGCAGAGCTCCCTCATTCTTGAGCAGCACCACCGAAGCACAAGCGGCCTCAAGAGCTATGTCACGATGCCCAGTGGTTGCTGCCTTGCATTTCCTGTCAGCCATCGGGACGGAAAAGAGCCCGGCTTTCTCATACGTTGTGAGCAGATGAAGCACCTTTTCATCAATCATCGATTGCCTGGCAGTCCCAGCTTGCAGGCACGACTGCACCTGCTCCTTTGCAAGGTAACGGGGGCCGGGCATCTCAAGATCTACGCCATGGGCAAGCACTCCCTCGGTGCTGTACAGGGAGTTCCAATCAGAGACCACCAGGGTGTCAAAGCCCCACTCCCCTCTGAGAATCCCCTCCAACAAGTAGGGGTGTTCGCTGGTATAGGTGCCGTTCACCTGGTTGTAGCTGGTCATCAGGGCGAGAGATCCTGCCTCAATGCTACGCTTGAAGGCAGGCAGATAGAGCTCTCTGAGCGTCCGTTCATCCACCACCGAATTGGACTTATGCCGGTCATATTCGCTGTTGTTGCAGGCAAAGTGCTTCACGCAGGTGATGACCGGGTAGGTGGTCACTCCCTTGATGTAGGCAGCAGCCATCTCTCCGCTCAGATAGGGGTCCTCACCAAAGTATTCAAAATTACGGCCACATACGGGAACCCGGGCCAGATTCACCCCCGGCCCGAGGAGCACTCCTACACCCAGGGCTCGGCACTCTTCGCCCAATACGGCGCCTACGCGCCCAAGCAGCTCGCGATCAAAACTCGAGGCAAGGGCGGAGGATGCGGGAAAGTCTGTCACATCCGTCTTCCAGTTTCTCAAACCTAGGGTTGCATCACTGCTCCAGACCCTCTTGAGCCCCAGGCGCGGAACACCAGGAATACAGAACTCATCCACACCGGAAAGCAGGGAAATCTTCTCCTCCTCGGTTAGTTGGGCAAGTACCCGTTTTGCCACCGAAGGCTCATCACTGGGAGGAAGCAGGAGGCGCATGGGCTCATAGTCAGGTTGGCTTTCCCGAGGGGCAAGCATTTCTTGCATCCTCTTCTGTACAATGCGTTTCATCATCAGCTCAACAGCCCTCTTGATCATCGCACGCCTCCTGTCCGCATTGTAGCACACCATGCCTTGCCTTAGGATGGAGAAACTCGGTACTGTATGGGACATGAGCATACGAGTACTCTTTTTGGGCGAAATAGTAGGGAGACCTGGCATCCAAACCGTCAAGGAAACCCTGAAGACCCTCAGACAGGAAAAACAGATCGACCTGGTCATTGCAAATGGCGAAGGAGCAACCAATGGCTTTGGCCTTGGTCGTGCCCACAGCATGCAATTGCTGAAGCTTGGAATTGATGTGCTTACCGGCGGGGAGAAAATCTACTACAAGATGGATATGGTTGAGTTCATTGCAAAGAACCCGAGTATCCTCAGACCAGCCAACTACCCCCAGCAAAATCCGGGACGAGGGGTCCGCTATCTTATGGTCAAGGAGACCAAGGTGTGTGTGATCAACATCCTGGGCAACGCTGACTTCCCCCGCACCCATCTCTCCAACGCCTTCAGCCTGGCACAAATGCTGGTTGACAAGGCAAAAGAGGATGGTGCCCTTGCTCTTGTGCAATTCCATGCCTCGCCCACCGCGGAGAAGCTCTCGCTGGGTTTCATGCTGGACGGTAAGGCCAGCGCGGTCATAGGAACCCATACCAAGGTGCTCTCTGCTGATGCCACCATTCTCAAAGGCGGCACTGCCTACATCACCGACAACGGTCGCTGCGGAAGCCAGCTGAGTGTCGGAGGGTTCGACAAGCAGGTGGAGATCGACAAACTCATCTCCCAGGTTCCTTCCCGCTCACAAGAGAGTTGGGAGGATCTTAGGCTGGTCGGGGTGCTGGTGGATATCGCAGATGACGGAAAGGCAACCTCCATTGAGACAATTCAGATTCCGGTGGAGCCAAAGACAGACGAAAAGGAACAGAAGGATGTTTGAGATAGTTACCGTGACAAAAATCGTATCGAAGCAGATGCTGGAAGTCTCCTGCACCAGTTCCGCCTGCAATGGATGCAAGGGTGAAACCTTCTGCAACACCAAGGGCAAGCGGTTCGAGGCATGGAACAAGCATATGCTGCCTGCCCAGCCTGGTTCTACAGTGGAAATCTACCTGCAGCCTGGCCGTACCATTGCCGGTACACTCATCACCTTGATCTTCCCGCTCTTGCTTTTTCCTGCAGGGTATTATCTCTCCATCTTGCTTGGCTCAGGCGAGCTGGCCTCGTTCCTCTTCGGGATTCTTGGCATCCTGGTAGGGTTTCTGGGAGTTTGGTTGTACTTCCGCCGCAGTCAGGCCCACTACCTTCCGGTAGTCGAGCGAATCCTCTCCGAAGAGAGTGAAAATTGAGATTGCCCAAAGCCTGAACGACAGGTATACTCAGCATATGAGAAAAATGGTCGTTCTTGGCATGGTTCTTGCATCACTACTGCTCTTCTCCTGCTCGCTCTCCCCGGAGCAGGAAGCGTATGCACGCACCCTTGAGCTTCCTGATCTCAAACTGACCAATGCAACCTACCGCCTCGATCGTGGTGACAACGAACCGCTTTCGGTCACCGCTTCTGAGATATCCCTGTATGATGCCACAAACAAAGCAATCCTCAGCAATTTTTCCTTCACCCAAACACGTGCCGACGGCACGCTGCTTCTCCAAGGAAGAGCCAGGAGGGCTGAGGTTGACCTCATCACCT includes:
- a CDS encoding SoxR reducing system RseC family protein, which codes for MFEIVTVTKIVSKQMLEVSCTSSACNGCKGETFCNTKGKRFEAWNKHMLPAQPGSTVEIYLQPGRTIAGTLITLIFPLLLFPAGYYLSILLGSGELASFLFGILGILVGFLGVWLYFRRSQAHYLPVVERILSEESEN
- a CDS encoding beta-glucosidase, giving the protein MIKRAVELMMKRIVQKRMQEMLAPRESQPDYEPMRLLLPPSDEPSVAKRVLAQLTEEEKISLLSGVDEFCIPGVPRLGLKRVWSSDATLGLRNWKTDVTDFPASSALASSFDRELLGRVGAVLGEECRALGVGVLLGPGVNLARVPVCGRNFEYFGEDPYLSGEMAAAYIKGVTTYPVITCVKHFACNNSEYDRHKSNSVVDERTLRELYLPAFKRSIEAGSLALMTSYNQVNGTYTSEHPYLLEGILRGEWGFDTLVVSDWNSLYSTEGVLAHGVDLEMPGPRYLAKEQVQSCLQAGTARQSMIDEKVLHLLTTYEKAGLFSVPMADRKCKAATTGHRDIALEAACASVVLLKNEGALLPLAKEARLCIGGSLIGKASQGGGSSMVALQAGVPTLASVLEGHAERLPRFWYCNPTWRRKVAQADAVVLQVGFDHIEESEAYDKPWQLLASDKASIHQAAKLNAKTVVIVQSGGAVGMESWHAAVPAIFLSSFLGSSTAQALKALLFGEANPSGKLCHTLAHSLDEYRSMRTYPTDFAHLSLDRLRKGQGDPAVRSVGNLEYSEALMMGYRQFDTEKLQPLFCFGHGLSYTHFLYEDLECEAAPDGWKLSFSVCNGTERAGSEVCQLYVRPLEPKVFRSMQELKGFVKVHLGPQEMKRVSLDVPYSALERWDLERWAFVSDEGQYELCIGSSSRDIRLQCMVTYEKRKPEV
- a CDS encoding TIGR00282 family metallophosphoesterase, which codes for MSIRVLFLGEIVGRPGIQTVKETLKTLRQEKQIDLVIANGEGATNGFGLGRAHSMQLLKLGIDVLTGGEKIYYKMDMVEFIAKNPSILRPANYPQQNPGRGVRYLMVKETKVCVINILGNADFPRTHLSNAFSLAQMLVDKAKEDGALALVQFHASPTAEKLSLGFMLDGKASAVIGTHTKVLSADATILKGGTAYITDNGRCGSQLSVGGFDKQVEIDKLISQVPSRSQESWEDLRLVGVLVDIADDGKATSIETIQIPVEPKTDEKEQKDV
- the lptC gene encoding LPS export ABC transporter periplasmic protein LptC — protein: MRKMVVLGMVLASLLLFSCSLSPEQEAYARTLELPDLKLTNATYRLDRGDNEPLSVTASEISLYDATNKAILSNFSFTQTRADGTLLLQGRARRAEVDLITYDAELTGSIQVEKPSDKLLVEAEHLVWHHEQQHLLSVGDEMVTLQFEGNKTIRGTGLDIQLRDGDVSFTQLQEGVIVL